A stretch of Pseudomonas taetrolens DNA encodes these proteins:
- a CDS encoding (Fe-S)-binding protein, whose protein sequence is MSELFYNAVPNATRVAPPLPTPRRYPEQKPRRVYLFGTCVVDLFYPEAGMDAIHLIEREGIEVDYPQGQSCCGQPAYTSGYTDQAREVARSQLALFAEDYPVVVPSGSCAGMLREHYEDLFKDEPETLKKVHALAERTFELTEFLLFVCKVQFKDSGAPVKVALHTSCSARREMNTHLHGRELLAQLSNVERIDHSHESECCGFGGTFSVRMPDISGAMVADKTRSLIETGAHQVLSADCGCLMNINGSLEKQKQALRGQHLASFLWERTGGEQ, encoded by the coding sequence ATGAGCGAGCTTTTCTACAACGCCGTGCCTAACGCGACCCGCGTCGCCCCGCCCCTGCCCACACCGCGCCGCTATCCCGAACAAAAGCCACGCAGGGTCTACCTGTTTGGCACTTGCGTGGTCGACCTGTTCTACCCCGAAGCCGGGATGGACGCGATTCACCTGATCGAGCGCGAAGGTATCGAAGTCGACTACCCGCAAGGTCAAAGCTGCTGCGGCCAACCGGCCTACACGTCGGGTTATACCGATCAGGCACGCGAGGTCGCTCGCTCCCAACTGGCGCTGTTCGCCGAAGATTACCCTGTGGTCGTGCCGTCCGGCTCTTGTGCTGGCATGCTGCGCGAACACTATGAAGACCTGTTCAAAGACGAGCCCGAAACACTGAAAAAAGTCCACGCGCTGGCCGAGCGCACCTTTGAACTGACCGAGTTCCTGCTGTTTGTGTGCAAGGTGCAATTCAAGGACAGCGGCGCACCGGTCAAAGTCGCGCTGCACACTTCATGCTCGGCCCGTCGTGAAATGAACACCCACCTGCACGGTCGCGAACTGTTGGCGCAATTGAGCAATGTCGAGCGCATTGACCACAGCCACGAAAGTGAGTGCTGCGGCTTTGGCGGGACATTCAGCGTACGCATGCCCGATATTTCCGGGGCGATGGTCGCTGACAAAACCCGCTCGCTGATTGAAACCGGCGCGCACCAGGTGCTCAGCGCCGACTGCGGCTGCCTGATGAACATCAATGGCTCGCTGGAAAAACAGAAACAAGCCCTGCGCGGCCAGCACCTGGCCAGCTTTCTGTGGGAACGTACCGGAGGTGAACAATGA
- a CDS encoding LutB/LldF family L-lactate oxidation iron-sulfur protein, with amino-acid sequence MSSSTLIPTVAVEEDFRERAHEALGDKQLRNNFRSAMDSLMTKRAASFSDAHEREHLRALGNAVRARALSKLPELLERLEANLTRNGVQVHWAETVDEANEIVMSIARRRSARQVIKGKSMVSEEMEMNHVLGAQGIECLESDMGEYIVQLDNEKPSHIIMPAIHKNAGQVADLFHEKLGVEYTKDVDQLIQIGRRVLRQKFFEADIGVSGVNFAVAETGTLLLVENEGNGRMSTTVPPVHIAVTGIEKVVENLRDVVPLVSLLTRSALGQPITTYVNMISGPRKPGELDGPEEVHLVLLDNGRSQAFADSELRQTLNCIRCGACMNHCPVYTRIGGHAYGEVYPGPIGAIITPHMVGLAKVPDHPSASSLCGACGEVCPVKIPIPALLRRLREENVKAPDSSPRIMRGQGSKYSRKERLIWNMWARLNSSPTLYRVFLKAATRLRGLTPSNVGPWTQNHSAPKPAARSLHDMAREHMAKKSGDQ; translated from the coding sequence ATGAGCAGCAGCACACTGATTCCCACCGTTGCCGTGGAAGAAGACTTCCGCGAGCGCGCCCACGAAGCGTTGGGCGACAAACAACTGCGAAACAACTTTCGCAGTGCTATGGATTCGCTGATGACCAAACGCGCCGCGTCCTTCAGTGATGCCCATGAGCGCGAACATCTGCGGGCACTGGGCAACGCAGTGCGAGCCCGCGCCCTGTCCAAGCTGCCCGAACTGCTTGAACGGCTGGAAGCCAACCTGACCCGCAACGGCGTGCAGGTGCACTGGGCTGAAACCGTCGATGAAGCCAACGAGATCGTCATGTCGATTGCCCGCCGGCGTTCAGCCAGGCAGGTCATCAAAGGCAAGTCGATGGTCAGCGAAGAGATGGAGATGAACCACGTGCTCGGTGCCCAGGGCATTGAATGCCTTGAGTCCGACATGGGCGAGTACATCGTTCAACTCGACAACGAAAAGCCGTCCCACATCATCATGCCCGCGATCCACAAAAACGCCGGGCAAGTGGCCGACTTGTTTCACGAAAAGCTCGGCGTGGAATACACCAAGGACGTCGACCAACTGATCCAGATCGGGCGTCGTGTCCTGCGTCAGAAGTTCTTTGAAGCTGACATCGGCGTGTCCGGAGTCAACTTCGCCGTCGCTGAAACCGGCACCCTGCTGCTGGTCGAAAACGAAGGCAATGGTCGCATGTCGACCACCGTGCCCCCGGTCCACATTGCCGTGACCGGCATCGAGAAGGTCGTCGAAAACCTGCGCGATGTGGTACCGCTGGTATCGTTGCTGACCCGTTCGGCCCTTGGCCAGCCGATCACCACCTACGTCAATATGATCTCCGGCCCGCGCAAGCCCGGCGAGCTGGATGGCCCGGAAGAAGTGCACCTGGTACTGCTCGACAACGGTCGCAGCCAGGCCTTTGCCGACAGTGAACTGCGCCAGACCCTGAACTGCATTCGCTGCGGTGCCTGCATGAACCATTGCCCGGTTTACACCCGCATCGGCGGCCATGCCTACGGCGAGGTGTACCCCGGTCCGATCGGCGCGATCATCACACCGCACATGGTGGGCCTGGCGAAAGTTCCGGATCACCCGAGCGCCTCGTCGCTGTGCGGTGCATGTGGCGAAGTGTGCCCGGTAAAAATCCCGATTCCCGCCCTGCTGCGCCGTCTGCGCGAAGAGAACGTCAAGGCGCCGGACAGCTCGCCTCGCATCATGCGTGGCCAGGGCAGCAAGTATTCACGTAAAGAGCGCTTGATCTGGAACATGTGGGCCAGGCTCAACAGCTCACCCACGCTGTACCGCGTCTTTCTCAAGGCCGCCACTCGCCTGCGCGGGCTGACCCCGAGCAATGTCGGGCCGTGGACGCAAAACCACAGTGCCCCTAAACCCGCAGCCCGTTCGCTACACGATATGGCCCGCGAACACATGGCTAAAAAGTCGGGAGACCAGTGA
- a CDS encoding LutC/YkgG family protein, with translation MSAKQNILNKLRNSLTGTTPVPDDFDVALVTEPWTYTPEQRIPQLRKLMEAVHTEIHLSTEQDWPALLAQLVTDRQLPSLLIAPTTPHGQTVTAHWAQNPALPALKAYDRRVEEWKDELFNDTPASLTTTLGAIAATGSLIMWPTPEEPRLMSLVPPVHFALLKASEIRDNFYQVQREMNWAAGMPTNALLVSGPSKTADIEQVLAYGAHGPKDLVVLILEDA, from the coding sequence ATGAGCGCCAAGCAGAACATCCTCAACAAACTGCGCAACAGCCTGACCGGCACCACACCGGTCCCTGACGATTTCGACGTAGCGCTGGTGACCGAGCCCTGGACTTACACACCGGAGCAGCGCATCCCGCAACTGCGCAAGTTGATGGAAGCCGTGCATACCGAAATCCACCTCAGCACCGAGCAGGACTGGCCCGCCTTGCTCGCGCAACTGGTGACGGACCGACAGTTGCCAAGCCTGCTGATCGCCCCGACGACCCCTCACGGGCAAACAGTTACCGCGCACTGGGCACAAAACCCTGCACTGCCAGCACTCAAGGCCTACGACCGACGCGTAGAAGAGTGGAAGGACGAGTTGTTCAACGACACGCCTGCCAGCCTCACGACTACCCTGGGTGCGATTGCTGCCACCGGCAGCCTGATCATGTGGCCGACGCCTGAAGAACCACGGCTGATGAGCCTGGTGCCGCCCGTGCATTTCGCCCTGCTCAAGGCCAGTGAAATCCGCGACAACTTCTATCAAGTACAACGCGAAATGAACTGGGCCGCAGGCATGCCCACCAACGCTTTACTGGTATCCGGCCCGTCGAAAACCGCCGACATCGAGCAAGTGCTGGCCTACGGTGCCCACGGTCCGAAAGACTTGGTGGTGCTGATCCTGGAGGACGCATGA
- a CDS encoding FAD-binding and (Fe-S)-binding domain-containing protein — MSLPAAFVRDAERLIPQNRRFTDALSTLAFGTDASFYRLIPKLVIRVESEDEVVELLRLARRDQVPVTFRAAGTSLSGQAISDSVLIVLGDNWNAKEIRGQGTQIRLQPGVIGAQANAWLAPFGRKIGPDPASINACKIGGIVANNASGMCCGTAQNTYHTLAGLRVVLADGTRVDTEDAANITAFRQSHGPLLEQLATLARQTRANSELAAKIRHKYRLKNTTGLSLNALVDFDDPLDILSHLLVGSEGTLGFISSVTYDTVIDHPNKASALIVFPDVETCCTAVTVLKSQPVSAVELLDRRSLRSVQDKPGMPAFVQQLSANACALLIESRAASRTLLHEQLGQIMASLAAFPVEKQVDFTEDPAENAKLWAIRKDTFPAVGAVRKTGTTVIIEDVTFPVEQLAIGVNRLIALFDKHHYDEAILFGHALEGNLHFVFTQGFNNPEEVARYEAFMDDVAQLVAVEFGGSLKAEHGTGRNMAPFVELEWGSDAYQLMWQLKRLLDPQGILNPDVVLSEDPHIHLKHLKPMPAADEIVDKCIECGFCEPVCPSKGLTLSPRQRIVIWRDIQAKKRAGIDTRELEAAYAYQGIDTCAATGLCAQRCPVGINTGELVKKLRARSADNVKTAEWLASHFATSLQGARFTLHVANGARMLLGAPRLTKLSAALTRASKGRVPLWTNAMPQPERAIRFSPQVLDARPRVVYLAACVSRVMGPAAGDGEQMSLQAKTRGLLEKAGYQVIFPDNLDNLCCGQPFASKGYTEQAEHKRQELIDALLQASRGGLDPIYCDTSPCTLRLVQDIGETRLDLYDPVRFIRTHLVDKLNFTPQQASIAVHVTCSTQHLGESQALIDIARLCSHDVVIPEGIHCCGFAGDKGFTTPELNAHSLRTLKEAVQHCSEGISTSRTCEIGLSQHGGIDYHSLVYLVDRVTHAR; from the coding sequence ATGAGCCTGCCTGCCGCCTTTGTCCGTGATGCTGAACGGCTGATCCCGCAGAACCGGCGTTTTACCGATGCTCTTTCGACGCTGGCATTCGGCACCGACGCGAGTTTTTACCGGCTGATCCCCAAGCTGGTGATCCGCGTCGAGTCCGAAGACGAAGTGGTCGAGCTGTTGCGGCTGGCCCGCCGTGACCAGGTGCCGGTGACCTTCCGCGCTGCGGGCACCAGTTTGTCCGGCCAGGCCATCAGCGACTCGGTCCTGATTGTGCTGGGGGATAACTGGAACGCGAAAGAAATCCGCGGCCAGGGTACCCAGATACGCTTGCAGCCCGGCGTTATTGGCGCACAGGCCAATGCCTGGCTGGCCCCGTTCGGACGCAAGATCGGCCCCGACCCGGCCTCGATCAACGCCTGCAAAATTGGCGGAATCGTCGCCAATAACGCCAGCGGCATGTGCTGCGGCACCGCGCAAAACACCTATCACACCCTGGCAGGCTTGCGTGTGGTGCTGGCTGATGGCACCCGGGTCGACACCGAAGACGCGGCCAACATCACGGCCTTTCGTCAAAGCCACGGGCCATTGCTCGAACAGCTGGCAACATTGGCCCGCCAAACCCGCGCCAATTCTGAATTAGCCGCAAAAATTCGCCACAAGTACCGTCTGAAAAACACCACAGGCCTGTCACTCAACGCCCTGGTGGATTTCGACGATCCGCTGGATATTCTCAGCCACTTGCTGGTGGGCAGCGAAGGCACACTGGGCTTTATCAGCTCGGTCACTTACGACACGGTCATCGACCACCCGAACAAAGCGTCGGCGCTGATCGTGTTCCCGGACGTGGAAACCTGCTGCACCGCCGTCACCGTGCTCAAAAGCCAGCCGGTGTCCGCCGTTGAACTGCTGGACCGGCGCAGCCTGCGCTCCGTCCAGGACAAACCCGGAATGCCGGCCTTCGTACAGCAACTGTCGGCCAATGCCTGCGCCCTGCTGATCGAGTCCCGCGCCGCCTCGCGCACCTTGTTGCACGAGCAACTGGGGCAAATCATGGCTTCGCTCGCGGCCTTCCCGGTCGAGAAACAAGTGGATTTCACCGAAGACCCGGCCGAAAACGCCAAGCTCTGGGCGATCCGCAAAGACACCTTCCCGGCCGTCGGCGCGGTGCGCAAAACCGGGACCACGGTGATCATCGAAGACGTGACCTTCCCGGTTGAACAACTGGCCATCGGCGTCAACCGCCTGATCGCGCTGTTCGACAAACACCACTATGACGAAGCCATCCTATTCGGCCATGCGCTGGAGGGTAACCTGCACTTTGTCTTCACTCAGGGCTTCAACAACCCTGAAGAAGTGGCGCGCTACGAAGCGTTCATGGACGACGTGGCGCAATTGGTGGCCGTGGAGTTCGGCGGTTCACTCAAGGCCGAACACGGCACCGGTCGCAATATGGCGCCGTTTGTCGAGCTGGAATGGGGCAGCGATGCCTATCAGTTGATGTGGCAGCTCAAGCGCTTGCTCGACCCGCAGGGCATTCTCAACCCCGACGTGGTGCTCAGCGAAGACCCGCACATCCACCTCAAGCACCTCAAGCCCATGCCCGCCGCCGACGAGATTGTGGATAAGTGCATCGAATGCGGGTTTTGCGAACCGGTGTGCCCTTCCAAAGGCCTGACCCTCAGCCCGCGCCAGCGGATTGTGATCTGGCGCGATATCCAGGCGAAAAAACGTGCAGGCATCGACACCCGTGAGCTGGAAGCAGCCTACGCCTACCAGGGCATCGATACCTGCGCAGCGACCGGGTTATGCGCCCAGCGTTGCCCTGTAGGCATCAACACCGGCGAGTTGGTGAAAAAGCTCCGTGCGCGCAGTGCCGATAACGTGAAAACCGCCGAGTGGCTGGCCAGCCATTTTGCAACCTCGCTGCAAGGGGCCCGCTTCACCCTGCACGTGGCCAATGGCGCACGCATGCTGCTCGGGGCTCCACGGCTGACGAAACTGTCCGCCGCACTGACCCGCGCCAGTAAAGGCCGGGTACCGCTGTGGACCAACGCCATGCCCCAGCCGGAACGCGCGATTCGCTTCAGCCCGCAAGTGCTGGATGCACGGCCGCGGGTGGTGTACCTGGCGGCCTGCGTGTCGCGGGTCATGGGCCCCGCTGCCGGGGACGGCGAGCAAATGTCGCTGCAGGCAAAAACCCGCGGCCTGCTGGAAAAAGCCGGCTATCAGGTGATATTCCCCGACAATCTCGACAACCTCTGCTGCGGTCAGCCTTTTGCGTCCAAAGGCTACACCGAGCAAGCCGAGCACAAACGTCAGGAGCTGATTGACGCGCTGCTGCAGGCCAGCCGTGGCGGGCTTGATCCGATCTACTGCGACACCAGCCCGTGCACCTTGCGCCTGGTGCAGGACATCGGCGAAACCCGCCTCGACCTGTATGACCCGGTGCGCTTCATCCGCACCCACCTGGTGGACAAACTCAACTTCACGCCACAACAGGCCAGCATTGCCGTTCACGTCACCTGCAGCACCCAGCACCTGGGTGAAAGCCAGGCACTGATCGACATTGCCCGCCTGTGCAGCCACGACGTCGTGATCCCCGAAGGCATTCATTGCTGTGGCTTTGCCGGCGACAAAGGCTTCACCACGCCGGAGTTGAATGCCCACTCGCTACGAACCTTGAAAGAGGCCGTGCAACATTGCAGCGAAGGGATTTCCACCAGCCGCACCTGTGAGATCGGTTTGAGCCAGCACGGCGGAATCGATTACCACAGCCTGGTGTACCTCGTAGACCGGGTGACCCACGCCCGTTAA
- a CDS encoding tyrosine-type recombinase/integrase, whose protein sequence is MKRADIKRRPLSDTTLLGLEPDTKEYREHDGSGLYFRVKPDGQKSWQLRYKTPTGKWSWLGLGGYPEVGGSLARKKAAELRSDASEGKNPIATKKARKAADLEAANNTFEALAQEWFVARRKSWEDATATRVIGALELHVFPVFGKRIYTEILPLEWMEFLRGMEQKGILEQMSRVRGFCKEIYDLARVTGRAVHNPLEGLHKFLQTRAAENYAHVSTQELPALLRAISSYPHAKDVRLGLRLLSLMAARPSELREATWSEFDFDKKLWTIPAERMKKRREHLVPLSRQAIEALKELHTLSGAYPLLFPGRNDRTKPRSNTVFLMALRRLGYEGRQTGHGFRHIASTTLNEHGFEENHVEAQLSHVKDGVAGVYNKAIYLKQRTSMMQWYADYLDGLELGNVMHGNFSKAT, encoded by the coding sequence ATGAAGCGTGCCGATATCAAGCGCCGCCCTTTGTCTGATACCACGCTGCTTGGCCTGGAACCTGACACCAAGGAGTACCGAGAACACGATGGTAGTGGCCTATATTTCCGCGTGAAGCCTGACGGCCAAAAGTCTTGGCAATTACGCTACAAGACCCCGACGGGTAAATGGAGCTGGCTGGGGCTAGGGGGTTATCCAGAGGTAGGAGGTTCTCTTGCCAGAAAAAAGGCAGCTGAGCTTCGAAGTGACGCCTCTGAAGGCAAGAACCCAATAGCGACCAAGAAGGCCCGCAAGGCTGCCGACCTTGAAGCTGCGAACAACACCTTTGAGGCTTTGGCCCAAGAGTGGTTTGTTGCACGTCGCAAAAGCTGGGAGGACGCAACAGCTACTAGGGTGATCGGAGCCCTAGAGCTTCATGTGTTCCCTGTTTTCGGCAAACGCATCTACACGGAAATCCTCCCTCTTGAGTGGATGGAGTTTCTGCGTGGAATGGAGCAAAAAGGCATTCTGGAACAGATGAGCCGGGTACGTGGATTTTGCAAAGAGATCTATGATCTGGCCCGCGTTACTGGCAGGGCTGTGCATAACCCACTCGAAGGTCTGCACAAATTTCTACAGACCCGTGCGGCTGAAAACTATGCACACGTCTCAACCCAAGAGCTGCCTGCCCTACTGCGAGCCATATCGTCATATCCCCACGCCAAAGATGTTCGTTTGGGTCTACGCCTTCTTTCCCTTATGGCGGCACGTCCATCAGAGCTACGAGAAGCCACTTGGTCTGAGTTCGACTTCGACAAGAAGCTTTGGACCATCCCTGCCGAGCGCATGAAAAAGCGTCGGGAGCACTTGGTCCCGCTGTCACGCCAAGCCATCGAAGCCCTGAAAGAACTTCATACGCTGAGCGGGGCATACCCACTGCTTTTCCCCGGGCGGAATGACCGAACCAAGCCCCGCAGCAATACCGTGTTTCTGATGGCTTTACGCCGTCTCGGTTATGAAGGCAGGCAGACGGGTCATGGGTTTCGTCACATCGCGAGTACCACACTCAACGAGCACGGCTTTGAAGAGAACCATGTCGAGGCGCAGCTATCGCATGTGAAAGACGGCGTTGCAGGCGTTTATAACAAGGCGATTTATCTGAAGCAGCGCACATCAATGATGCAGTGGTACGCCGATTATCTGGATGGACTTGAACTGGGCAATGTGATGCACGGGAACTTTAGTAAAGCAACCTAA
- a CDS encoding helix-turn-helix transcriptional regulator, which translates to MNINVTSLPSKTTTHTPTLFDPASTLIRMREVETIVGMKRSTIYKLMQRSDCGFPQPVKLSMSTARGAPVAWVLAEVQAWARGRIEARDQVAA; encoded by the coding sequence ATGAACATCAATGTAACCTCCCTCCCCAGCAAAACTACGACACATACCCCCACCCTATTTGATCCTGCCTCAACGCTGATCCGCATGCGCGAAGTCGAAACCATCGTCGGCATGAAGCGATCCACCATCTACAAACTGATGCAACGTTCTGATTGCGGCTTCCCCCAGCCGGTGAAGCTCAGTATGAGCACCGCACGTGGCGCGCCAGTTGCTTGGGTTCTTGCTGAAGTTCAAGCCTGGGCACGCGGCCGTATCGAAGCACGCGATCAGGTGGCCGCATGA
- a CDS encoding DUF927 domain-containing protein — translation MNTPPKGKSRRPTFAQVKAAALRNIDRVLTQWLPNGKRVDGGKEYTAPNPTRTDKRAGSLKINLSKGTWADFATGDKGGDLIDLVRYLDGGTDVEACNKLADLLRLSTVDSPSKPVPTKSPAPEWIAIQPIPTEAMNKCPAKHRQHGTPSKVWIYRDTQGQPLMALYRFDLDPDEDGKPKKVFAPLTWCQSSDNQSAQWRWQGLPEPRPLLRLHELNLQADAAVVLCEGEKAADAAAELFPGYVATCWPNGSNAWHKADLSPLKNRKVVLWPDNDPSGTTCMDAVAKKLEAIGAESVRVIALENFKRKPTLKNDLPGFAKGGSWEQGDDAADALAKGWTASHIAELERTGELIGTAPAQTVEPKVKKPAKRASKPKTDTLPSGFRLTHEGVFYSGEDGESRPVCSPLEILARTRDAKGHNWGLLVEFDDPDGAKKRWNIPARTMTGDFGKDVLGPLVDMGLRLAGTRSSRNARNDLQSYFQGFDSAQRARLVTRLGWHDSAFLLPEQQVGSHTEHLHFYEAGAQLPPISEAGTLEQWQEQIGALCVGNHRLAFVASVAFAGPLLHMLGHESGGFHLYGDSSGGKTTHLQVAASIYGGPRLVRSWRSTDNALESIAAAHSDGLLVLDEIGMCDPRIIGETVYMLGNGTGKARANDRGQAGRQVQEWRLLFLSTGEKTLAQHMAEANKELKAGMEVRMLAVPADASKGLGMFDALNGFEDAAALSDALKSRVAKYYGTPLTAFLSALCEPGKMHGWAIILRRTLEGFIAKSLPASASGQAHRAALRFGLAAAAGELATALGITGWPDGTATTAARVCLNAWLNERGGAGNYEGDAIVARLRQVIERFGESRFTRWESAAAKIDEHGPRTIDRLGFRKSLEHGLGDELHTTNTYYVLPEAWRSEVFKGMNINAVNKELLRRGVLDPGSDGKASSLVRLPGLGPQRCYIVKTIPGTDESEARAA, via the coding sequence ATGAATACTCCCCCAAAAGGTAAATCACGCCGCCCTACTTTTGCCCAAGTCAAAGCTGCAGCTCTGCGCAACATTGATCGCGTACTCACTCAATGGCTGCCCAACGGCAAGCGTGTAGACGGCGGCAAGGAATACACAGCCCCCAACCCCACTCGCACGGACAAGCGCGCAGGCTCTCTAAAAATCAACCTGAGCAAAGGCACGTGGGCTGATTTTGCTACCGGTGACAAAGGCGGCGATCTGATTGATTTGGTGCGCTATCTGGATGGCGGCACGGACGTAGAGGCCTGCAACAAGCTTGCAGATCTACTTCGGCTGAGCACTGTCGATTCGCCATCAAAACCAGTTCCGACTAAAAGCCCAGCACCAGAGTGGATAGCAATTCAGCCAATCCCGACCGAGGCCATGAACAAGTGCCCCGCCAAGCATCGGCAACACGGCACACCGTCCAAAGTCTGGATCTATCGCGATACTCAGGGGCAGCCCCTGATGGCGCTTTATCGCTTTGACCTCGACCCGGACGAAGACGGTAAACCCAAGAAAGTCTTCGCTCCGCTAACGTGGTGCCAGAGCTCCGATAACCAATCGGCACAATGGAGGTGGCAAGGCTTGCCCGAGCCACGCCCATTGCTGCGACTGCACGAGCTCAACCTGCAGGCTGATGCCGCAGTTGTGCTATGCGAAGGTGAAAAGGCTGCTGATGCAGCCGCCGAACTCTTTCCAGGCTACGTGGCCACCTGCTGGCCAAATGGCTCGAATGCCTGGCACAAAGCCGACCTATCCCCTCTCAAAAATCGCAAGGTCGTGTTGTGGCCCGATAACGACCCGAGCGGCACAACCTGCATGGATGCCGTTGCTAAAAAGCTGGAAGCAATCGGCGCCGAGTCAGTTCGCGTAATTGCGCTGGAAAACTTCAAACGCAAGCCCACCCTCAAAAATGATCTACCCGGTTTCGCCAAGGGCGGCTCATGGGAACAAGGCGATGATGCAGCGGACGCACTCGCCAAAGGCTGGACGGCGAGCCACATTGCCGAGCTGGAGCGCACTGGCGAACTAATTGGTACTGCGCCTGCCCAGACTGTAGAACCCAAGGTAAAAAAACCGGCCAAACGTGCCTCGAAACCCAAGACCGACACTCTACCCAGCGGCTTTCGCCTGACTCACGAAGGGGTGTTTTACTCCGGTGAAGATGGCGAGTCGCGCCCTGTGTGCTCACCACTGGAAATCCTTGCACGCACCCGTGATGCCAAAGGTCATAACTGGGGTTTACTGGTCGAGTTTGACGATCCGGACGGGGCCAAAAAACGCTGGAACATTCCAGCGCGCACTATGACCGGCGACTTCGGAAAAGACGTTCTAGGTCCGCTGGTAGATATGGGCCTGCGCCTTGCTGGCACTCGCTCCAGCCGCAATGCACGCAACGACTTGCAGAGTTATTTCCAAGGCTTCGACAGCGCACAACGCGCACGCTTGGTCACACGACTGGGCTGGCATGACAGCGCCTTTCTACTGCCAGAACAGCAAGTCGGCTCCCACACTGAGCACCTGCACTTCTACGAAGCAGGTGCCCAACTGCCGCCTATCAGCGAGGCTGGCACCTTGGAGCAATGGCAAGAGCAAATCGGCGCCTTGTGCGTTGGTAATCATCGCTTGGCATTTGTGGCCAGCGTGGCGTTTGCTGGACCACTGCTGCACATGCTTGGTCATGAATCAGGTGGCTTTCACCTGTACGGCGATAGCTCGGGCGGCAAAACCACCCACCTGCAAGTCGCCGCCTCGATCTACGGCGGGCCGCGCTTGGTGCGGTCATGGCGCTCGACCGATAACGCCCTGGAGTCCATCGCTGCCGCGCACTCGGACGGCCTTCTGGTACTCGACGAAATAGGTATGTGCGACCCGCGCATCATTGGCGAAACCGTGTACATGCTCGGCAACGGCACCGGTAAAGCCCGCGCTAATGATCGTGGCCAAGCAGGCCGACAGGTTCAAGAGTGGCGTTTGCTGTTTCTCTCCACCGGCGAGAAAACCTTGGCACAACATATGGCCGAGGCCAACAAAGAACTCAAGGCCGGTATGGAGGTACGCATGCTTGCGGTGCCTGCAGACGCCAGTAAAGGGCTTGGTATGTTCGACGCACTCAACGGTTTCGAGGACGCTGCCGCCCTCTCTGACGCACTCAAATCCCGAGTGGCCAAATACTACGGCACGCCACTCACAGCCTTTCTATCAGCGCTGTGCGAACCCGGAAAAATGCACGGCTGGGCGATCATCCTGCGCCGCACGCTTGAAGGGTTTATTGCCAAGTCCCTGCCCGCCTCAGCGAGCGGCCAAGCCCATCGTGCTGCCCTGCGCTTTGGTCTTGCGGCTGCAGCTGGTGAGCTGGCTACCGCACTGGGCATCACTGGCTGGCCAGATGGCACTGCGACCACAGCAGCCCGTGTCTGCCTCAACGCATGGCTGAATGAGCGCGGCGGCGCCGGTAACTATGAAGGTGACGCCATCGTTGCTCGACTGCGCCAAGTTATCGAGCGCTTTGGCGAAAGCCGCTTCACTCGCTGGGAGTCTGCCGCAGCCAAGATCGATGAGCACGGTCCGCGCACCATCGACCGGTTGGGCTTTCGCAAATCGTTGGAGCATGGCCTAGGAGACGAACTGCATACCACCAACACCTACTACGTGCTGCCCGAGGCTTGGCGCTCCGAAGTATTCAAAGGCATGAACATCAATGCCGTGAACAAGGAGCTGCTACGTCGTGGAGTGCTCGACCCGGGAAGCGACGGGAAGGCTTCAAGCCTCGTCCGCCTTCCCGGACTTGGACCGCAACGCTGCTACATCGTCAAGACGATTCCGGGGACGGATGAGAGCGAGGCCAGGGCTGCCTGA